From the Carettochelys insculpta isolate YL-2023 chromosome 27, ASM3395843v1, whole genome shotgun sequence genome, one window contains:
- the MED26 gene encoding mediator of RNA polymerase II transcription subunit 26 isoform X2, with the protein MTAAPAPSPQQIRDRLLQAIDPQSNIHNMVAVLDVISSLEKYPITKEALEETRLGKLINDVRKKTSNEELAKRAKKLLRNWQKLIEPVTQNESVPRGLPNPPGSANGGAHNCKPEVPPAIVTGSKPINELKSRNDIQKLNSPKPEKLGNRKRKGEHRDGHQGPLPSKVSKASHEVLQNSSPPTNGIAGSPENFPSPVDVNMHTGPESSRTEHSENDKHNKIPVNAVKPHTSPPGLVKPSSTSSLLKTAVLQQHDKLEETTGQHQPRSPRCSSFSPGNVRHDTFPRQHITYSPKGSVPSPSQRSQFLDTVQVPSPPPPSLMQPSTPPMPAKRLEVSQQSGTEVSQHWQEQASSESQHRHTAGTLQHTSPSCKTSLHSGESLTPHVGFSPDTSKMDSDDAASGSDSKKKKRYKTRDHTVNLDGQLIEGGVKSVRLKERKLTFDPMTGQIKPLTQKDSLQVEIPAVTEQHRTETDMQDQKPNLQSPFEQTNWKELSRNEIIQSYLNRQSSLLSSSGVQTPGAHYFMSEYLKQEESTRREARKTHVLAPNSKPTDLPGITREVTSEDLDRIREQHWPGVNGCYDTQGKETVVHTENGPHLTLSS; encoded by the exons GAAACAAGATTAGGGAAACTCATCAATGATGTGAGAAAGAAGACGTCCAATGAGGAACTTGCCAAACGTGCCAAGAAATTGCTACGGAATTGGCAAAAACTGATAGAACCTGTAACCCAGAATGAATCTGTTCCCAGAGGATTACCGAATCCACCTGGATCAGCAAATGGTGGTGCACACAACTGTAAGCCAGAAGTGCCACCTGCTATAGTAACTGGATCAAAGCCCATCAATGAATTAAAAAGCAGGAACGATATCCAAAAGTTAAACTCCCCAAAACCAGAAAAACTAGGAAATCGGAAAAGGAAGGGCGAACATCGGGATGGGCATCAGGGTCCCCTGCCTTCTAAAGTTTCCAAAGCTAGTCATGAAGTATTACAGAACTCTTCTCCACCAACTAATGGGATTGCAGGGAGCCCTGAAAATTTTCCCAGTCCTGTAGATGTAAACATGCACACAGGGCCTGAGAGCAGCAGGACAGAACATAGTGAAAATGACAAACACAATAAGATCCCAGTAAATGCTGTAAAACCTCACACCAGTCCTCCAGGACTTGTAAAACCTTCAAGCACTTCCTCGTTATTAAAGACTGCGGTGCTTCAGCAGCATGATAAATTGGAAGAAACCACCGGACAGCACCAACCTAGGAGTCCCCGCTGTTCCTCGTTTAGTCCTGGGAATGTTAGGCATGATACATTTCCTCGACAGCATATCACATACTCACCAAAGGGTTCAGTACCGAGTCCATCTCAAAGGTCACAGTTCTTGGACACTGTACAAGTGCCATCACCACCACCCCCTTCCTTGATGCAACCCTCAACACCTCCAATGCCAGCAAAAAGACTGGAAGTTTCTCAACAATCAGGAACTGAGGTATCTCAGCACTGGCAGGAGCAGGCATCTTCTGAAAGCCagcacaggcacacagcagggacaCTTCAGCACACATCTCCTAGCTGCAAAACCAGCTTGCACTCTGGGGAATCTCTGACTCCACATGTTGGCTTTTCGCCAGACACTTCAAAAATGGACAGTGATGACGCTGCTTCAGGTTCAGATAGTAAGAAGAAGAAAAGGTACAAAACCAGAGACCATACAGTCAATTTGGATGGGCAGCTCATAGAAGGGGGTGTTAAATCAGTgagattaaaagaaagaaaactcacATTTGATCCCATGACAGGACAGATAAAACCTTTAACACAAAAAGATTCTTTGCAGGTAGAAATCCCTGCAGTCACTGAACAGCACAGGACAGAAACAGACATGCAGGATCAAAAACCCAACCTGCAAAGTCCTTTTGAACAAACGAACTGGAAAGAGTTATCCAGAAATGAAATAATTCAATCGTATTTAAACAGACAAAGTAGCTTGCTGTCTTCATCAGGAGTACAAACCCCAGGAGCTCACTACTTCATGTCTGAATATTTAAAGCAGGAGGAAAGCACTAGAAGAGAAGCTAGAAAGACTCACGTTCTAGCTCCTaacagcaaacccacagacttgcCTGGGATCACAAGAGAGGTCACAAGTGAGGACCTCGACAGAATACGTGAACAACACTGGCCAGGCGTGAATGGCTGTTATGATACACAGG GGAAGGAAACAGTGGTGCACACAGAGAACGGCCCTCATCTCACTCTGAGCAGCTGA
- the MED26 gene encoding mediator of RNA polymerase II transcription subunit 26 isoform X1, producing the protein MTAAPAPSPQQIRDRLLQAIDPQSNIHNMVAVLDVISSLEKYPITKEALEETRLGKLINDVRKKTSNEELAKRAKKLLRNWQKLIEPVTQNESVPRGLPNPPGSANGGAHNCKPEVPPAIVTGSKPINELKSRNDIQKLNSPKPEKLGNRKRKGEHRDGHQGPLPSKVSKASHEVLQNSSPPTNGIAGSPENFPSPVDVNMHTGPESSRTEHSENDKHNKIPVNAVKPHTSPPGLVKPSSTSSLLKTAVLQQHDKLEETTGQHQPRSPRCSSFSPGNVRHDTFPRQHITYSPKGSVPSPSQRSQFLDTVQVPSPPPPSLMQPSTPPMPAKRLEVSQQSGTEVSQHWQEQASSESQHRHTAGTLQHTSPSCKTSLHSGESLTPHVGFSPDTSKMDSDDAASGSDSKKKKRYKTRDHTVNLDGQLIEGGVKSVRLKERKLTFDPMTGQIKPLTQKDSLQVEIPAVTEQHRTETDMQDQKPNLQSPFEQTNWKELSRNEIIQSYLNRQSSLLSSSGVQTPGAHYFMSEYLKQEESTRREARKTHVLAPNSKPTDLPGITREVTSEDLDRIREQHWPGVNGCYDTQGNWYNWTQCISLDPHGDDGRLNILPYVCLD; encoded by the coding sequence GAAACAAGATTAGGGAAACTCATCAATGATGTGAGAAAGAAGACGTCCAATGAGGAACTTGCCAAACGTGCCAAGAAATTGCTACGGAATTGGCAAAAACTGATAGAACCTGTAACCCAGAATGAATCTGTTCCCAGAGGATTACCGAATCCACCTGGATCAGCAAATGGTGGTGCACACAACTGTAAGCCAGAAGTGCCACCTGCTATAGTAACTGGATCAAAGCCCATCAATGAATTAAAAAGCAGGAACGATATCCAAAAGTTAAACTCCCCAAAACCAGAAAAACTAGGAAATCGGAAAAGGAAGGGCGAACATCGGGATGGGCATCAGGGTCCCCTGCCTTCTAAAGTTTCCAAAGCTAGTCATGAAGTATTACAGAACTCTTCTCCACCAACTAATGGGATTGCAGGGAGCCCTGAAAATTTTCCCAGTCCTGTAGATGTAAACATGCACACAGGGCCTGAGAGCAGCAGGACAGAACATAGTGAAAATGACAAACACAATAAGATCCCAGTAAATGCTGTAAAACCTCACACCAGTCCTCCAGGACTTGTAAAACCTTCAAGCACTTCCTCGTTATTAAAGACTGCGGTGCTTCAGCAGCATGATAAATTGGAAGAAACCACCGGACAGCACCAACCTAGGAGTCCCCGCTGTTCCTCGTTTAGTCCTGGGAATGTTAGGCATGATACATTTCCTCGACAGCATATCACATACTCACCAAAGGGTTCAGTACCGAGTCCATCTCAAAGGTCACAGTTCTTGGACACTGTACAAGTGCCATCACCACCACCCCCTTCCTTGATGCAACCCTCAACACCTCCAATGCCAGCAAAAAGACTGGAAGTTTCTCAACAATCAGGAACTGAGGTATCTCAGCACTGGCAGGAGCAGGCATCTTCTGAAAGCCagcacaggcacacagcagggacaCTTCAGCACACATCTCCTAGCTGCAAAACCAGCTTGCACTCTGGGGAATCTCTGACTCCACATGTTGGCTTTTCGCCAGACACTTCAAAAATGGACAGTGATGACGCTGCTTCAGGTTCAGATAGTAAGAAGAAGAAAAGGTACAAAACCAGAGACCATACAGTCAATTTGGATGGGCAGCTCATAGAAGGGGGTGTTAAATCAGTgagattaaaagaaagaaaactcacATTTGATCCCATGACAGGACAGATAAAACCTTTAACACAAAAAGATTCTTTGCAGGTAGAAATCCCTGCAGTCACTGAACAGCACAGGACAGAAACAGACATGCAGGATCAAAAACCCAACCTGCAAAGTCCTTTTGAACAAACGAACTGGAAAGAGTTATCCAGAAATGAAATAATTCAATCGTATTTAAACAGACAAAGTAGCTTGCTGTCTTCATCAGGAGTACAAACCCCAGGAGCTCACTACTTCATGTCTGAATATTTAAAGCAGGAGGAAAGCACTAGAAGAGAAGCTAGAAAGACTCACGTTCTAGCTCCTaacagcaaacccacagacttgcCTGGGATCACAAGAGAGGTCACAAGTGAGGACCTCGACAGAATACGTGAACAACACTGGCCAGGCGTGAATGGCTGTTATGATACACAGGGTAACTGGTATAATTGGACGCAGTGCATATCTTTAGACCCACATGGGGATGATGGTAGATTGAACATCCTGCCTTACGTCTGCCTAGACTGA